A single Blastococcus colisei DNA region contains:
- a CDS encoding antibiotic biosynthesis monooxygenase, producing the protein MYARSTTIRGNTRAVEEGIAVVRTEDMPAVRQLDGCIGLSMLADRESGRCIVTTSWRDEAAMRASEDAVRASQQRTIEVLGGTSQVDEWEIAAMHRVHDSHHGACSRVTWTRTAPEDVDKAVDAVRLSLMPKLDDLPGFCSVSVMVRRSEGIGVATVSYDSWSDLEEAAEGAREFREEFGPSLGIEVTDTAEFDLSIAELRVPESS; encoded by the coding sequence ATGTACGCCCGCTCGACGACGATCCGCGGCAACACGCGGGCGGTGGAGGAGGGCATCGCCGTCGTCCGCACCGAGGACATGCCGGCGGTGCGGCAGCTGGACGGTTGCATCGGCCTGTCGATGCTGGCCGACCGCGAGTCCGGCCGGTGCATCGTCACGACGTCCTGGCGCGACGAGGCCGCCATGCGGGCCAGCGAGGACGCCGTCCGGGCCTCCCAGCAGCGCACGATCGAGGTGCTCGGCGGCACCTCGCAGGTCGACGAGTGGGAGATCGCCGCCATGCACCGGGTGCACGACTCCCACCACGGCGCCTGCTCGCGCGTCACCTGGACGCGCACCGCCCCGGAGGACGTGGACAAGGCCGTGGACGCCGTCCGCCTGTCCCTGATGCCGAAGCTGGACGACCTGCCCGGGTTCTGCAGCGTCAGCGTCATGGTGCGGCGCAGCGAGGGCATCGGCGTCGCGACGGTCTCCTACGACAGCTGGTCGGACCTGGAGGAGGCCGCCGAGGGTGCCCGGGAGTTCCGGGAGGAGTTCGGCCCGTCGCTGGGCATCGAGGTCACCGACACCGCGGAGTTCGACCTCTCGATCGCCGAGCTCCGGGTGCCCGAGAGCAGCTGA